The Longimicrobium sp. genome has a window encoding:
- the ytxJ gene encoding bacillithiol system redox-active protein YtxJ translates to MKQIASRQDVDEALGQDGAILFKYSMTCPISANARREMESFLERRPDAPVFKLDVHEAAEASEYVSEKTGLEHESPQVIILRGGKPDWHATHFDVTASALEEQIA, encoded by the coding sequence ATGAAGCAGATCGCCAGCAGGCAGGACGTGGACGAGGCGTTGGGCCAGGACGGGGCCATCCTCTTCAAGTACAGCATGACGTGCCCCATCAGCGCCAACGCGCGGCGCGAGATGGAAAGCTTCCTGGAGCGCCGGCCCGACGCCCCGGTCTTCAAGCTCGACGTGCACGAGGCGGCCGAGGCCTCGGAGTACGTGTCGGAAAAGACGGGGCTCGAGCACGAGTCACCGCAGGTGATCATCCTGCGCGGGGGCAAGCCCGACTGGCATGCCACCCACTTCGACGTGACCGCCTCGGCGCTGGAGGAGCAGATCGCCTGA